The Gammaproteobacteria bacterium genome includes the window GTTATGCCGCCATTGCCATGATCACCGGCTACGGTGTAGTGGGGTTCCGTGACCCCTACGGCATACGCCCGGTGGTATTCGGCAAGCGCGACACCGAGCAGGGGCCGGAATACATGATTGCCTCGGAGAGCGTGGCGCTCAACGCGCTGGAGTTTGAGCTGGTGCGGGATGTGGCGCCGGGTGAGGCCGTGTTGATCGACGTCCAGGGCAAGCTGCATACGCGCCAGTGTGCCGAGCATCCGGTGTATGCACCTTGTATTTTCGAGTATGTCTATCTGGCGCGGCCCGACTCCATCATCGACGGTATTTCCGTGTATCAGGCGCGCATTCGCATGGGCGAAATGCTGGCGCAGAAAGTACGGCGGGTATGGCCCGACAACGACATCGACGTGGTGATTCCCATCCCCGACACCAGTCGCACCGCCGCGCTACAGCTCTCGCAGGAGCTGGGCCTGCCCTACCGCGAGGGCTTTGTTAAAAACCGCTACATCGCGCGTACCTTCATCATGCCGGGCCAGGGCCAGCGCCGGAAGTCGGTGCGCCAGAAGCTCAACGCCATCGGCATGGAGTTCGAAGGCAAGAACGTCATGCTGGTGGATGATTCCATTGTGCGTGGTACCACGTCGCAACAAATTATCCAGATGGCGCGTGACGCGGGCGCACGCAAGGTGTATTTTGCCTCTGCGGCTCCGCCGGTACGCTACCCCAACGTATATGGCATCGACATGCCTTCGGTGCATGAGTTGATTGCGCATGGTCGCAATGAGGACGAAATAGCAGAGGCCATTGGCGCCGACGGTCTGGTCTACCAGGACCTCGACGATCTGATCGAGGCGACCAGTGGTGACCATGACAGGGTAAAGCGGTTTGATGCCTCCTGTTTTAGCGGCGAGTATGTCACGGGTAGTGTAGACCGTGGCTACCTTGACGCGCTGGAGCAATCGCGCAACGACCAGGCCAAGAATGGCCGCGAGTCTGTAGGGCAGACCGAGATTATGGATTTACATAACGACGCCTGAGCACATGACCAAAGACAGAAAAAAAAGCGACCCTGAAGGCCTGCGCTTCGACACGCGCGCCGTGCGTGCAGGTCAGAGACGTACGGCGGAAGACGAACAGTCCGAGCCGATCTTTCCTACCGTGAGCTTTGTGGCCAACAGCGCTGCACAGGCCGCCGCGCGCTTTTCCGGCGCGGAGCAGGGTAATATTTATTCACGCTTCACCAATCCTACGGTGCGCACCTTTGAGCAGCGTCTGGCGAGCCTGGAAGGCGGTGAGCGTTGCGTGGCCACCGGCTCCGGCATGTCCGCCATCCTCACCACCTGTCTGGGTCTGCTGAAGAGTGGTGATCACATCGTGGCCTCGCGCAGCATCTTCGGCCCCACGGTCATTCTGTTCAATACCCTGCTTGCGCGCCTGGGCATTGAGACCAGCTTTGTGCCGCTGACCGACCTCGCCGCGTGGCAGGCGTCGTTGCGGCCCAACACGCGGCTGCTGTTTGTGGAAACGCCGTCCAATCCGCTCACCGAGATCGCCGACATCGCGGCGCTGGCGAAGATCGCACACAAAAACGACAGCCTGCTGGTGGTGGACAACTGCTTTTGCACACCCGCGTTGCAACTTCCGCTGGCGCTGGGGGCGGACATCGTCGTGCATTCGGCGAGCAAATACATCGACGGCCAGGGTCGTGCAGTGGGTGGCGCGATCGTCGGCAGTGACAAACTGGTGGGTGGCGACATCTATGCCTTTCTGCGTACCGCCGGGCCAAGCATGAGTCCGTTCAATGCATGGATTTATCTCAAGGGACTGGAAACCCTGCGCCTGCGCATGGACGCACACAGTCGCAGCGCGTTGCAGCTTGCCGAGTGGCTGGAGCAGCAACCCGCCGTCAAGCGCGTGCATTACCCGGCCCTGCCGTCACACCCGCAACATGCGCTGGCCATGCAGCAGCAGACCGCAGGCGGCGGCGTGCTGTCGTTTGAACTAGCAGGCGGTAAAGACGCGGCGTGGAAACTGATCGACGCTACCCAGATCATTTCCATTACCGCCACCTTCGGCGATACCAAGAGTACCATTACGCATCCCGCCACCACCACCCACTGGCGCCTGACGCCGGAAGCGCGTGCCGCCGCCGGCATCAGCGACGGGCTGGTGCGAATTGGCGTGGGTTTGGAAGATGTGGAGGACTTGAAGGCTGATCTGCAGGCCGGACTTTCCGCCTGACGCTGTGCGCGTTTAGTATTAAGGGAGGATGATTGGATTGTTGGAGCTGGCGAGAGGAGTCGAACCCCCGACCGGCTGATTACAAATCAGCTGCTCTACCAACTGAGCTACGCCAGCATTACAAAAACTTCAGTGGTGCCATCCCTGGCTGGGCATCACCTTTAATTGGATCACCTGCTCAGCCATCCGTGGCTGAGCGTTCGCTTGCTTCGCAATCTCACCCAACTGAGCTACGCCAGCATTACAAGAACTTCAGTGGTGCCATCCTTAGCTAGGCATCACCTTTTATTGGGCCACCTGCTCAGCCATCCGTGTCTGAGTGTTCGCTTGTTTCACAAGCTCACCCAGCTGAGCCTACGCCAGCATAGGAGGTACGATCTGTGCGGAAACGGCAGGCTCATTGTAGGTAATTCGGGTAACGAAGGCAATTCAAGGCAGTTCTTCCGGGAGTAGGGGCGGCTCGGTGACAGGGGCCAGTTGTTTGAGCTGCTCAGGGCTGAGTTCGCGTAACAACACGAGGGTTTTCGGCTCGTCCCCCTCAACGGCTGCTGGGGTTTCGGTGGGCGCATCCATGAATTGCCAAGCCAGTGCGCCCAGATTCAAAAGCACCAGTAACAGAAAGAGCGCTTTCATGATCGTTCTCCTGCGACGATTGCCAGCCCTTGCAGCACCAGATCAGGCTGGTGCTGATAGTGACCGTTGAGGTGGGCCAGCACTGCTTGCGCATCGCCGCCGGTGATGATGCGGCTGACCTCGGTGCCGAGGGCGGCCTCCGTATCGGCAACCGCGCGTTCGATGGCCCCGACAACAGCATACAGTGCGCCACATTGTACCGCAGCATGGGTTGAGCGCGCATGCGGCGTGAGCGGGTAGGGGGCCTGAGCCACGTCAGTCGCGATGAGCTGCGTGTGATCGCACACGGCGCGCTGCATCAGAGCCAGCCCTGGCAGTATGATGCCGCCCACGTGATCACCATCGTCCATCAGGGTATCCAGGGTGATGGCGGTGCCGCAATCAATCACGCACACCGCATTGGAGGTATGGCTGCGTGCCGCGATCAGCGCCAGCCAGCGGTCCGCCCCCAGCGTGCCGGGCTCGGCATAGCCATTGCTGACGCCACAGGCGCTGGCCTGTGCACAGACGAGCTCCGGCTCCCGTTGCCACAGGGCCTGAGTGACTTCCGACAGGCGTGCCCGCACCTCGGCGCCAGCCACATTCGATGCCACAATGCGTGCGGGTGTGGCGACCTTGCCCCAGACCGCGTCTGCGTGTGCACGCAGATCCAGCCCGGCATGTACTACGCTGCCGGTGTGCTCCAGCCCGGCGGTGGATAGCCACGCCCACTTGATGCGCGTGTTGCCGATGTCGAGCAGCAGGATGTTGTCACGATTCATGTTGATTTCTGTAGGCTCACTTCACCGGAATAATAACGCCGGGTCACGCCATTCACCAACAGATTCAGCGCACCGTCGGCCGCGACGCCCTGGGCCACGCCATGCACAGGCTGTCCGCCGTGGTTCAGTGTGACGCGGGTGCCCTTGATGAGATCAAGCTGTTCCCACTCCTGCATAAAAGGTGCGAGACCGCGCTGCTGGAATTCGTGCAAGGCCAGCAGCAGATGTTGCAGTAACAGGCCAGCGAGCAGATTGCGTGACGGCACAGTATCAAGCGCTGTGCGCAAATCTACCCAGGGTTGCTCAATGGCAGTGGCTGCCTGTGCAGGCATGGCGACATTGAGGCCAACGCCTGCGACCAGATGGCAGGGGCCGGTGACTTCACCCGCCATGTCGAGCAGGATGCCCGCCAGTTTGCGGCCCTGCCACAGCACATCATTGGGCCACTTCAGCCCGGCATCTTTGAGCCCGGCGGCACGCAATGCCCGCATCACGCCTATGGCCACGGCGAGGCTGACGCCGCCCACGGCCGTCGGCGCCATACTGAAGCGCCACAGCAGTGAGAGGTAGATGTTCCCACCCGGTGGGGATATCCAGTTGCGCCCATGCCGGCCACGCCCGGCGTGTTGCTGCTCGGCAAAGCAGGCCGTGCCACTCGCCACACCGTTGTTGGCCTGATGCAGTAAGTAGGAATTGGTGGAATCGGTCGCGTCCAGAATATCGATGTTGCCCAGTAGTTTCAGTGTCGCCGGGCTGAGCGCCGCACGGATCGCCGCCTCGTCCAGTGCCTCGATGGGGTGGGCAAGCCGATAGCCGCGACCGGGCACGGCATGTATCTCGTGGCCGAGACGGACAAGCTGGCGGATTTCCTTCCAGACTGCGCTGCGGCTTATGCCCAGTTGTAGCCCCAGCGCAGTGCCGGAATGAAAATGACCGTCACGCAGCAAATCCAGCAGTTGGCGTTTCTGGCGCATCATGCCCAGTGTAGCAAACTAGGAATCAACTGCGCCCACAGGTTATATTAGGCCCTTGGTTGGGCGCAGCCTGGGCAGAATATTTTGGAGCGACATGTGCGTCAGGTCTGGATAAGCGAATTATGGCGTTTTGCCGGAATTGCGTTCGTCGCGTTCGTGATCGGGCTGATTGCGGACAGCGTCCTGCTGCTGCTGTTGCTCGCGACGCTGGGCTATCTCGGCTGGCATTTCATTAATTTACGGCGCCTGCAGCGCTGGCTGACAGAGGGTGAGGATGCTTACCCTCCGCTGGCCAGCGGAATATGGGATGCGACCTTTAACGATCTGGGGCGGTTGCAGGCACGTAATCGCAAGCGCAAACGCAAACTGACGCGCATCCTCACCCGCTTTGAAGATGCCGCTGCCGCGCTGCCCGATGCGGTGGTGATATTGGGGCTGCATGACGAAATCGAATGGTTTAATGATGCCACGCAAAATCTGCTGGGCCTGCATTGGCCACAAGACGTTGGGCAGCGCATTACCAATTTGGTGCGGCACCCGGAGTTTATCGAGTTTCTGGCCGCCAACGACTACTCTGGCGGGGTTGAGCTGGCGGCGCCCGCGAACGCCGAGGTGATGCTGGCGGCGCTGATCGTCCCCTATGGCAATGAGCGGCGCCTGCTGGTGGCGCGTGATATCACGCATATTCGCCGCCTTGAGCAGGTGCGCAGCGATTTCATTGCCAATGTGTCGCATGAGCTGCGTACGCCGCTCACCGTAATCAATGGTTTTCTCGAAACGGCGAACGAAACAGCGCCGGAGTGCCCGCCCGACTGGCAGCGTCCGCTGCAGCTGATGCGGCAGCAGGCGCAGCGCATGCAGAACATCGTGCAGGATCTGCTGTTGTTGTCACGGTTGGAGATGGAGCAGCCGTCGCTGATGGGCGATGTGGAGGTGCCGGGGTTGCTGGAGGATGTGGTGCAGGAGGCGCGTGGGTTGAGTGGTGCACGTAGCCACAATATCCAGCTTGATGCCGACCCGGATCTTGGCCTGAGTGGCAATGCAGATGAGTTGCGCAGCGCATTTTCCAATCTGGTGTTCAACGCCGTGCAATACACGCCGGAGTATGGCGTTATCCGGGTGCGCTGGTTTCGCGATGCGGCGGGCGCCCATCTGGTGGTGAGTGATACCGGCATGGGCATCGCCGAGCATCATATCCCGCGCCTGACGGAGCGCTTTTACCGTGTGGACACGGGCCGCTCCCGCCAGAGTGGTGGTACCGGCCTCGGCCTGGCCATTGTCAAGCACGTGCTCAACCGGCATGCTGCACAGTTACAGATTGAGAGCGAGCAGGGCAATGGCAGCACCTTCCACTGTGATTTTCCGCTCACCAGGCTGGTGCACCTGGCAGGCAAGCCGCAGCCCGTGCGCGACACGCACAACGCCTGAGCGCAGAGAGTAGACAGAGGAGTTGCCCACGCCGCGTGACCGGCGTGGTGGAGGGAAGTGGTGGGCCGTGTAGGGGTCGAACCTACGACCTACTGATTAAGAGTCAGCTGCTCTACCAACTGAGCTAACGGCCCGGTACTAAACTGGTTTGCTGTAATGCCTGGTCTGGTAGTCACGTTGTCGATTTGGCTGTATGTGCCTGTTTCACCGGCCAGCGCTGGTTATATTATGGGGTGAGCGATGGGGCTCGAACCCACGACCACCGGAATCACAATCCGGGGCTCTACCAACTGAGCTACGCCCACCATAACTGGTCGCTATTGTACTACATTCCTGCATAGTCTGGTGCGCCCGGCAGGACTCGAACCTGCTACCCCCGGCTTAGAAGGCCGGTGCTCTATCCGGATGAGCTACGGGCGCGGGCAGTGGGTTGCGCGGGTGCCCTTGGGGTGTCCCGCAGGCCTGTTCCGTTCCCGGCGAAATGGTCGGGGTAGAGGGATTCGAACCCCCGACACCCTGCTCCCAAAGCAGGTGCGCTACCAGGCTGCGCTATACCCCGAAAGTCCCTCGCACTCGCCAGACGCTACACCTGGACCGGACTCCAGCACAAGGTTGGCGATGATACGCGCCACACCGGCGAGGGTCAATTATAATCCCCCCGCCCCCTGCTTGGTGAAATGCGTTGGGCATGCGATCATTGAACCCTTATTGGGATCACTCGCTTCCCCACCATGAGCGCACACATCATCAACGGCAAGACCCTTGCTGCGGGCCTGCAGCAGGTCG containing:
- a CDS encoding type III pantothenate kinase translates to MNRDNILLLDIGNTRIKWAWLSTAGLEHTGSVVHAGLDLRAHADAVWGKVATPARIVASNVAGAEVRARLSEVTQALWQREPELVCAQASACGVSNGYAEPGTLGADRWLALIAARSHTSNAVCVIDCGTAITLDTLMDDGDHVGGIILPGLALMQRAVCDHTQLIATDVAQAPYPLTPHARSTHAAVQCGALYAVVGAIERAVADTEAALGTEVSRIITGGDAQAVLAHLNGHYQHQPDLVLQGLAIVAGERS
- the birA gene encoding bifunctional biotin--[acetyl-CoA-carboxylase] ligase/biotin operon repressor BirA; the protein is MMRQKRQLLDLLRDGHFHSGTALGLQLGISRSAVWKEIRQLVRLGHEIHAVPGRGYRLAHPIEALDEAAIRAALSPATLKLLGNIDILDATDSTNSYLLHQANNGVASGTACFAEQQHAGRGRHGRNWISPPGGNIYLSLLWRFSMAPTAVGGVSLAVAIGVMRALRAAGLKDAGLKWPNDVLWQGRKLAGILLDMAGEVTGPCHLVAGVGLNVAMPAQAATAIEQPWVDLRTALDTVPSRNLLAGLLLQHLLLALHEFQQRGLAPFMQEWEQLDLIKGTRVTLNHGGQPVHGVAQGVAADGALNLLVNGVTRRYYSGEVSLQKST
- the phoR gene encoding phosphate regulon sensor histidine kinase PhoR, with product MRQVWISELWRFAGIAFVAFVIGLIADSVLLLLLLATLGYLGWHFINLRRLQRWLTEGEDAYPPLASGIWDATFNDLGRLQARNRKRKRKLTRILTRFEDAAAALPDAVVILGLHDEIEWFNDATQNLLGLHWPQDVGQRITNLVRHPEFIEFLAANDYSGGVELAAPANAEVMLAALIVPYGNERRLLVARDITHIRRLEQVRSDFIANVSHELRTPLTVINGFLETANETAPECPPDWQRPLQLMRQQAQRMQNIVQDLLLLSRLEMEQPSLMGDVEVPGLLEDVVQEARGLSGARSHNIQLDADPDLGLSGNADELRSAFSNLVFNAVQYTPEYGVIRVRWFRDAAGAHLVVSDTGMGIAEHHIPRLTERFYRVDTGRSRQSGGTGLGLAIVKHVLNRHAAQLQIESEQGNGSTFHCDFPLTRLVHLAGKPQPVRDTHNA
- the purF gene encoding amidophosphoribosyltransferase: MCGIIGIVGKSAVNQALYDGLTVLQHRGQDAAGIVTSDNGRLYMRKDNGLVRDVFHTRHMRSLRGNIGIGHVRYPTAGCSSSAEAQPFYVNSPYGICLAHNGNLTNAEQLKQEMFREGLRHVNTDSDSEVLLNVFAQELQRCGKLRIDQDDIFAAIARVHQRCHGGYAAIAMITGYGVVGFRDPYGIRPVVFGKRDTEQGPEYMIASESVALNALEFELVRDVAPGEAVLIDVQGKLHTRQCAEHPVYAPCIFEYVYLARPDSIIDGISVYQARIRMGEMLAQKVRRVWPDNDIDVVIPIPDTSRTAALQLSQELGLPYREGFVKNRYIARTFIMPGQGQRRKSVRQKLNAIGMEFEGKNVMLVDDSIVRGTTSQQIIQMARDAGARKVYFASAAPPVRYPNVYGIDMPSVHELIAHGRNEDEIAEAIGADGLVYQDLDDLIEATSGDHDRVKRFDASCFSGEYVTGSVDRGYLDALEQSRNDQAKNGRESVGQTEIMDLHNDA
- a CDS encoding O-succinylhomoserine sulfhydrylase, which encodes MTKDRKKSDPEGLRFDTRAVRAGQRRTAEDEQSEPIFPTVSFVANSAAQAAARFSGAEQGNIYSRFTNPTVRTFEQRLASLEGGERCVATGSGMSAILTTCLGLLKSGDHIVASRSIFGPTVILFNTLLARLGIETSFVPLTDLAAWQASLRPNTRLLFVETPSNPLTEIADIAALAKIAHKNDSLLVVDNCFCTPALQLPLALGADIVVHSASKYIDGQGRAVGGAIVGSDKLVGGDIYAFLRTAGPSMSPFNAWIYLKGLETLRLRMDAHSRSALQLAEWLEQQPAVKRVHYPALPSHPQHALAMQQQTAGGGVLSFELAGGKDAAWKLIDATQIISITATFGDTKSTITHPATTTHWRLTPEARAAAGISDGLVRIGVGLEDVEDLKADLQAGLSA